The Hyphomicrobium sp. MC1 genome window below encodes:
- a CDS encoding class I SAM-dependent methyltransferase, whose amino-acid sequence MPLDAKTLRDFYRTPLGRVARRQLTLAIRERWKRVNGLAIAGAGFASPFLGTFRTEAQSLACLMPARQGAIVWPRSGHCHSVLVGDNQWPLPDNSIDRLLAVHCLEQSERPGPLLREIWRVLKPDGRALFVVPNRRGLWSRMDRTPFGYGLPFSRGQLETQLTDALFTPVDWGESLYFPPVNQRLMLRMAPALERFGPSMSIGVAGVILVEATKEVMAPVGSGKRVVTQPAILKPADTRTTAGIRPFR is encoded by the coding sequence ATGCCTCTCGACGCCAAAACCTTGAGAGATTTCTACCGGACCCCGCTCGGGCGGGTCGCCCGGCGCCAGCTGACCTTGGCCATCCGGGAAAGATGGAAACGGGTTAACGGCCTCGCGATCGCGGGCGCCGGCTTTGCATCGCCGTTTCTCGGCACGTTTCGCACCGAAGCCCAGAGCCTTGCCTGCCTGATGCCCGCGCGCCAGGGCGCCATCGTATGGCCGCGCTCGGGCCATTGTCATTCGGTGCTCGTCGGCGACAACCAGTGGCCGCTCCCTGATAATTCGATTGATCGGTTGCTGGCGGTCCATTGCCTGGAGCAATCAGAACGGCCCGGCCCGCTGCTGCGGGAAATCTGGCGGGTGCTGAAGCCGGACGGCCGCGCGCTGTTCGTCGTCCCCAACCGCCGCGGACTTTGGTCGCGGATGGACCGTACGCCCTTCGGTTACGGACTGCCGTTCAGCCGTGGCCAGCTCGAAACGCAATTGACGGATGCGCTCTTTACGCCTGTCGATTGGGGGGAATCGCTCTACTTCCCGCCGGTCAACCAACGCCTGATGCTACGCATGGCGCCTGCGCTGGAGCGCTTCGGCCCGAGTATGTCCATCGGCGTTGCCGGCGTCATACTGGTTGAAGCGACGAAAGAAGTGATGGCGCCCGTCGGCAGCGGCAAACGCGTCGTCACCCAACCTGCGATCCTGAAGCCGGCCGATACGCGAACGACCGCCGGTATTCGCCCTTTCAGGTGA
- the metW gene encoding methionine biosynthesis protein MetW codes for MNAPDLGKIVGASKTPRLDHVLITEMVEAGSRVLDVGCGDGELLQLLTERKGVDGRGVELQRDKVNACVARGLSVIQGDADRDLDNYPDQAFDYAILSLTIQATRQPKTVLENLLRIGRRAIVSFPNFGHWQVRTKLLFTGRMPVNDNLPDAWYLTPNAHLCTIRDFADLCALVNADVEQAVAFNAYGARLPIRWSLSMQNLFGEKAVFLLRGSKPEAAATTLT; via the coding sequence ATGAATGCCCCGGATCTCGGCAAAATCGTCGGCGCCTCGAAAACACCGCGCCTCGACCACGTTCTCATTACCGAGATGGTCGAAGCGGGCTCGCGCGTGCTCGATGTGGGCTGCGGAGACGGCGAACTTTTGCAGCTTCTGACCGAGCGCAAAGGCGTCGACGGTCGTGGCGTGGAATTGCAGCGCGACAAGGTCAATGCCTGCGTTGCGCGCGGACTTTCCGTCATCCAGGGCGACGCCGACCGCGATCTCGACAACTATCCGGATCAGGCGTTCGACTACGCCATTCTTTCGCTGACGATCCAGGCGACGCGGCAACCGAAGACGGTGCTCGAAAATCTGCTGCGCATCGGTCGGCGGGCCATCGTGTCGTTCCCGAATTTCGGGCACTGGCAGGTGCGCACGAAGCTGCTGTTCACCGGCCGCATGCCCGTCAACGACAATCTGCCGGACGCCTGGTATCTGACGCCAAATGCGCATCTGTGTACGATCCGCGATTTTGCCGATCTCTGTGCGTTAGTGAACGCTGATGTCGAGCAGGCCGTTGCCTTCAACGCTTATGGTGCGCGGCTTCCGATCCGTTGGTCGCTGTCAATGCAGAACCTGTTCGGGGAAAAGGCCGTGTTCCTGTTGCGTGGTTCCAAGCCCGAAGCCGCCGCGACGACCCTCACCTGA
- a CDS encoding adenosylcobalamin-dependent ribonucleoside-diphosphate reductase, whose amino-acid sequence MSAILSALPAISDAIWRRKYRFAGSPTAAGDETIEDTFRRVAKAAASAEADSATQAKWGAAFYDAMADFGFQPAGRILAGAGTDRNVTLFNCFVLGAIPDDLSGIFESVKEAALTMQAGGGIGHDFSTLRPSGATVKSIGADASGPVSFMDVWDAMCRTIMSAGQRRGAMMATLRCDHPDIEAFVAAKSDPLRLRNFNLSVLVTDAFMEAVKRGSPWELVFEGKVYKTIDAKGLWDKIMRATYDYAEPGVIFIDRINAANNLAYCETISATNPCGEQPLPPYGACLLGSINLARFVEKPFSPDARVDRQKLEARVATAVRFLDNVIDISRYPLEAQAQEARAKRRIGLGITGLADALIFLGLSYGSLAAREKAAEWMAIIQNAAYRASAALAAEKGAFPLYDASAFLARPNVERLGKDVRAVIATNGIRNGCLTSIAPTGTISLLAGNVSSGIEPVFDFVYQRRILGDGATASEETVEDYAYRKFRAQFGENAPLTHAFVTAETLSPAEHVAMQAAMQPYVDSAISKTINTPEAISFEDFRDIYAEAFALGLKGCTTYRPNAVTGAVLSKAEGANDAKPAPTSSVGASEDPAKFGDVVYMTKPLERDAALEGITYKIKWPASAHALYVTINDIVRDGRRRPFEIFINTKNLEHYAWTVALTRMVSAVFRRGGDVSFVAEELKAVFDPEGGRWMGGRYVPSLLAAIGNVIEQHMLHIGFLTREDAEGSDAKPMHLPVAAIERLGGGPQTAARDGTASQVAVARICPKCGERALHHIEGCWTCTNCDYSRCG is encoded by the coding sequence ATGTCTGCGATTTTATCAGCTCTGCCCGCGATTTCCGACGCCATTTGGCGGCGCAAGTATCGCTTTGCCGGGTCGCCGACAGCGGCTGGCGATGAGACGATCGAAGACACCTTCCGGCGCGTAGCCAAGGCTGCAGCATCGGCGGAAGCCGACAGCGCCACGCAAGCGAAGTGGGGCGCTGCCTTTTACGATGCGATGGCCGATTTCGGCTTTCAGCCGGCCGGTCGCATCCTGGCCGGGGCCGGTACGGACCGCAACGTTACGCTCTTCAATTGCTTCGTTCTCGGCGCAATCCCTGACGATCTTTCCGGCATTTTCGAAAGCGTTAAAGAAGCCGCGCTGACGATGCAGGCCGGTGGCGGCATCGGGCATGATTTCTCGACGCTTCGCCCCAGCGGCGCGACCGTCAAAAGCATCGGCGCAGATGCGTCGGGACCGGTCAGCTTTATGGACGTCTGGGACGCCATGTGCCGCACGATCATGTCGGCGGGCCAGCGCCGCGGCGCGATGATGGCGACACTGCGCTGCGATCATCCCGATATCGAAGCTTTCGTCGCAGCGAAATCCGATCCGCTGCGGCTCAGGAATTTCAATCTTTCGGTTCTCGTGACCGATGCCTTCATGGAGGCCGTGAAACGCGGCTCGCCTTGGGAACTCGTTTTCGAAGGCAAGGTCTACAAGACGATCGACGCCAAGGGCCTTTGGGACAAGATCATGCGGGCGACGTATGATTACGCAGAGCCCGGCGTCATTTTCATCGACCGGATAAACGCGGCCAACAATCTTGCCTATTGCGAGACAATCTCGGCGACGAACCCGTGCGGTGAGCAGCCGCTGCCACCTTATGGGGCCTGCCTTCTCGGTTCGATCAATCTTGCCCGTTTCGTGGAGAAACCATTCTCGCCGGACGCGCGCGTCGATCGCCAAAAGCTCGAAGCGCGCGTTGCAACCGCCGTTCGCTTTCTCGACAACGTTATCGACATCTCGCGCTATCCGCTCGAAGCCCAGGCGCAAGAGGCGCGCGCGAAACGGCGCATCGGCCTCGGCATCACGGGGCTTGCAGATGCGCTGATCTTCCTCGGCCTTTCGTATGGCAGCTTGGCTGCTCGCGAGAAGGCGGCCGAATGGATGGCGATTATCCAGAATGCCGCCTATCGCGCCAGTGCAGCGCTGGCCGCTGAGAAAGGCGCGTTTCCGCTGTACGACGCCAGCGCTTTTCTCGCGCGGCCCAATGTCGAGCGTCTCGGCAAGGATGTGCGCGCGGTGATTGCGACCAACGGCATCCGCAACGGCTGCCTGACTTCGATCGCGCCGACCGGCACGATCTCGCTGCTCGCGGGCAATGTTTCGAGCGGCATCGAACCGGTGTTCGATTTCGTCTACCAGCGGCGCATCCTCGGCGATGGGGCGACGGCGAGCGAAGAAACCGTCGAGGATTACGCTTACCGGAAGTTCCGCGCCCAGTTCGGCGAGAATGCGCCACTGACGCATGCGTTCGTGACGGCTGAAACATTGTCGCCCGCCGAACACGTGGCGATGCAGGCAGCGATGCAGCCCTACGTCGACAGCGCCATCTCGAAGACGATCAACACGCCTGAAGCCATATCCTTCGAAGACTTCCGGGATATCTATGCGGAAGCGTTTGCGCTTGGCCTCAAGGGTTGCACGACCTATCGGCCGAATGCAGTCACGGGCGCGGTGCTGTCCAAAGCGGAAGGGGCAAACGATGCGAAACCCGCGCCGACCTCCAGCGTCGGTGCTTCGGAAGACCCGGCGAAATTCGGCGACGTCGTCTATATGACGAAGCCACTCGAACGCGACGCAGCGCTCGAAGGCATAACGTACAAGATCAAATGGCCGGCGAGCGCGCATGCGCTCTACGTCACGATCAACGATATCGTTCGCGACGGACGACGACGGCCGTTCGAGATCTTCATCAATACGAAGAACCTCGAACACTACGCCTGGACGGTGGCGCTGACGCGCATGGTCAGCGCCGTATTCCGCCGCGGCGGCGATGTTTCGTTCGTTGCTGAAGAGTTAAAGGCGGTGTTCGATCCCGAAGGCGGGCGCTGGATGGGTGGCCGCTACGTGCCTAGCCTGCTGGCCGCCATCGGTAACGTCATCGAACAGCATATGCTGCACATCGGTTTCCTCACGCGCGAAGATGCCGAAGGCAGCGACGCCAAACCTATGCACCTACCCGTTGCGGCCATCGAACGATTGGGCGGCGGCCCGCAGACAGCGGCGCGTGACGGCACGGCATCACAGGTGGCGGTGGCACGGATTTGCCCGAAGTGCGGCGAGCGCGCCCTCCATCATATCGAGGGCTGCTGGACGTGCACGAATTGCGATTATTCGCGCTGCGGCTAA
- the gloB gene encoding hydroxyacylglutathione hydrolase, whose protein sequence is MGALDIVLLPCLTDNYCVILHEPETGETAAIDAPSAAAVKAALAERGWRLNHLYITHHHTDHTGGIEELKAFYGMPVTGPEAESDRIPGLTQGVAAKSELSFAGHPIQVLETPGHTLGHITYYFPNDGIVFTGDTLFSLGCGKIFEGDPRMMWESLSKIAALPGDTNIYCGHEYTLNNARFALTIEPENEALKVRAAEVEALRASGKPTLPTTIGLEMATNPFLRPQSRPIQARLGMLGAPDWEVFSRIRQLKNKA, encoded by the coding sequence ATGGGAGCCCTTGATATCGTTCTTCTGCCGTGTCTCACGGACAATTACTGCGTCATTCTGCATGAGCCGGAAACCGGTGAAACAGCAGCAATCGACGCGCCGAGCGCGGCTGCCGTCAAAGCCGCATTGGCTGAGCGCGGCTGGCGGCTCAATCACCTCTACATCACGCATCATCATACCGACCACACAGGCGGCATCGAAGAGCTGAAAGCTTTCTACGGCATGCCCGTCACGGGGCCGGAGGCCGAGTCCGACCGAATTCCGGGCTTGACGCAAGGCGTCGCTGCGAAAAGCGAATTGTCTTTCGCCGGTCATCCGATCCAAGTGCTCGAAACGCCTGGGCATACGCTCGGCCACATCACCTACTATTTCCCCAACGACGGAATTGTCTTTACCGGCGACACGCTGTTCTCGCTCGGTTGCGGCAAGATCTTCGAGGGCGACCCGAGGATGATGTGGGAATCGCTGTCGAAAATTGCAGCCCTTCCCGGCGATACCAACATCTACTGTGGGCACGAGTACACGCTGAACAATGCCCGCTTTGCGCTGACGATCGAACCGGAAAACGAGGCACTAAAAGTCAGAGCGGCGGAAGTCGAAGCCTTGCGCGCAAGTGGCAAGCCGACGCTGCCCACGACAATCGGGCTCGAAATGGCAACGAACCCATTCCTCAGGCCGCAATCGCGCCCAATTCAGGCGCGGCTCGGAATGCTCGGTGCTCCCGACTGGGAGGTTTTCTCGCGCATCCGGCAGTTGAAAAATAAGGCCTAG
- the hisC gene encoding histidinol-phosphate transaminase, with protein sequence MVATAPIARSGILDIAAYVPGESKVPGGLTPAKLSSNETPLGPSPAAIEAFKAAAGELERYPDGQATRLREAIARRYGLDMARIVCGSGSDELLGLLARGYLGPGDEAIYTAHGFLVYRIAILTNGATPVVVPERDLKTDVDAILAAVTPKTRMVFLANPNNPTGTYIPIEEVRRLRAGLRGDIVLVLDAAYSEYVSRNDYEAGIELVATTPNTVMTRTFSKIYGLAALRIGWAYCPPEIADVLNRIRGPFNLSSPAIAAGAVAIEDVAHMERAKHHNDVWLPWVEGELRKLGLTVTPSVANFVLMHFPEGSDKTAAGADEFLKSQGVIVRKVGAYGFPNALRMTIGSESDNKRAVDALAHYMKGAA encoded by the coding sequence ATGGTGGCGACTGCTCCAATTGCACGTTCGGGCATACTCGATATCGCAGCCTACGTGCCGGGCGAAAGCAAGGTACCGGGCGGCCTGACCCCTGCCAAACTGTCGTCCAACGAGACGCCGCTCGGACCGAGCCCCGCCGCGATCGAGGCGTTCAAGGCCGCTGCCGGCGAACTGGAGCGTTATCCCGACGGTCAGGCAACCCGCCTGCGCGAAGCCATCGCACGCCGCTACGGCCTCGATATGGCACGCATCGTCTGCGGATCAGGGTCTGATGAGCTGCTGGGTCTTTTGGCGCGCGGCTACCTGGGCCCCGGCGACGAGGCGATTTACACCGCCCACGGATTTCTCGTCTATCGCATCGCCATTCTGACCAACGGCGCGACGCCCGTCGTCGTGCCCGAGCGCGACCTGAAAACCGACGTCGACGCCATTCTCGCCGCCGTCACGCCCAAGACGCGCATGGTCTTCCTCGCCAATCCGAACAATCCGACCGGAACCTACATTCCGATCGAAGAGGTGCGCCGACTGCGCGCTGGGCTGCGCGGCGACATCGTACTCGTGCTTGACGCGGCCTACAGCGAATACGTCAGCCGCAACGACTACGAGGCTGGTATCGAACTTGTCGCGACCACCCCGAACACGGTGATGACGCGCACGTTCTCGAAAATTTATGGTCTCGCGGCGCTACGCATTGGCTGGGCTTATTGTCCGCCGGAAATCGCCGACGTGCTTAATCGCATCCGCGGCCCCTTCAATCTGTCGTCGCCCGCCATTGCAGCAGGCGCCGTCGCGATCGAAGACGTCGCACACATGGAGCGCGCCAAGCACCACAACGACGTCTGGCTACCATGGGTCGAAGGCGAGTTGAGAAAGCTCGGCCTCACCGTCACGCCGAGCGTCGCCAACTTCGTGCTGATGCATTTCCCCGAAGGCAGCGACAAGACCGCGGCAGGCGCCGACGAATTCTTGAAATCGCAAGGCGTCATCGTCCGCAAGGTGGGCGCCTACGGTTTCCCGAATGCGCTCCGCATGACGATCGGCTCAGAGAGCGACAACAAACGCGCTGTCGATGCGCTCGCGCACTACATGAAGGGCGCTGCCTGA
- a CDS encoding homoserine O-acetyltransferase: protein MTAAPPDLIAPAARRYSEVHSPSSPVARFDASAPLRLACQQDLAPFSIAYETYGELNAAKSNAILLCHALTADQYVASKHPITGKPGWWESLVGPGKPIDTNRFFVICSNILGGCMGSTGPASINPKTGEPYGLNFPVITIGDMVEAQARLIDSLGIDQLFAVIGGSMGGMQVLEWASRYKDRVFAAAPIATAAWHSSQNIAFHEVGRQAVMADPEWKGGNYYASGTVPKNGLAVARMAAHITYLSEEALHRKFGRSLQDRSEKTFSFSADFQVESYLRHQGSTFVDRFDANSYLYITRAMDYFDMRESAGGTLANAFRGTKTRFCVVSFTSDWLYPTKESREIVQALNAVAANVSFVEIESDKGHDAFLLEEPTFFATIRGFLNAAAVKRGLSAPKEVSR, encoded by the coding sequence ATGACCGCAGCTCCACCAGATCTCATCGCTCCGGCTGCGCGGCGCTATTCGGAGGTGCATTCGCCTTCGAGCCCGGTCGCGCGCTTTGACGCGAGCGCGCCGTTGCGGCTGGCGTGTCAGCAAGATTTAGCCCCGTTTTCAATTGCATATGAGACTTACGGCGAACTCAACGCCGCAAAATCGAATGCCATTCTGCTCTGCCACGCGCTGACGGCCGACCAGTACGTCGCAAGCAAGCATCCGATCACGGGCAAGCCCGGCTGGTGGGAATCGCTTGTCGGGCCTGGCAAGCCGATCGACACAAACCGGTTCTTCGTCATCTGCTCAAACATTCTCGGCGGCTGCATGGGCTCGACCGGCCCGGCCTCGATCAATCCCAAAACCGGCGAGCCCTATGGCTTGAACTTTCCGGTCATCACCATCGGCGACATGGTGGAGGCTCAGGCGCGGCTCATCGACTCTCTGGGCATCGATCAGCTCTTTGCCGTTATCGGCGGCTCGATGGGCGGCATGCAGGTGCTGGAATGGGCGTCGCGGTACAAGGATCGCGTGTTCGCAGCTGCGCCTATCGCAACGGCCGCCTGGCACTCGTCGCAGAACATCGCGTTCCATGAGGTCGGGCGGCAGGCCGTGATGGCGGACCCGGAATGGAAGGGCGGCAACTATTACGCCTCGGGCACGGTGCCGAAGAACGGCCTCGCGGTCGCGCGCATGGCGGCGCATATTACGTATCTTTCGGAAGAGGCCTTGCACCGCAAGTTCGGCCGCTCTCTGCAAGACCGCTCGGAGAAAACGTTTTCGTTCAGCGCCGATTTCCAGGTCGAGAGCTATTTGCGGCATCAGGGCTCGACGTTCGTCGATCGCTTCGACGCCAACAGCTATCTCTACATCACGCGCGCGATGGACTATTTCGATATGCGCGAAAGCGCGGGTGGCACCTTGGCGAATGCGTTTCGCGGCACCAAAACGCGCTTTTGCGTCGTCTCGTTCACATCCGACTGGCTTTACCCGACGAAGGAAAGCCGCGAGATCGTGCAAGCCTTAAACGCCGTTGCCGCCAACGTGTCGTTCGTCGAAATCGAGAGCGATAAGGGACATGACGCGTTCCTGCTCGAAGAGCCGACGTTCTTCGCGACGATCCGCGGTTTTCTCAATGCCGCCGCGGTAAAGCGCGGCCTTAGCGCGCCGAAAGAGGTGTCGCGATGA
- a CDS encoding YdcF family protein: MTRISKAFVLMLALGTAALVFGFVLFAVSVTRDDATGWDKADGIVVLTGGDNRIEAGAKLMSEGRAKRMLISGVNRKVSREEMQRLLGIDKQIFNCCVDLGYEALDTVGNADETRTWANSNGYTRLIIVTSRYHMPRSLAELALAMPGVTLLPYAVTPRRFPETAWWLHPTTTRVLISEYLKFLPAVARLTAQRIMNWSDGRSVAIMPDKRADG; encoded by the coding sequence ATGACAAGGATTTCTAAGGCCTTCGTTTTGATGCTGGCGCTCGGCACGGCTGCGCTCGTGTTCGGGTTCGTGCTGTTTGCGGTTTCCGTGACACGCGACGACGCAACGGGCTGGGACAAGGCCGACGGCATCGTGGTGCTGACGGGCGGGGACAATCGCATCGAGGCCGGCGCCAAGCTCATGAGCGAGGGCCGCGCCAAGCGGATGCTGATTTCCGGCGTCAACCGCAAGGTCAGTCGCGAAGAGATGCAGAGGCTGCTCGGCATCGATAAGCAGATCTTCAATTGTTGCGTCGATCTCGGCTATGAAGCGCTCGACACGGTCGGCAACGCTGACGAAACCCGAACCTGGGCCAACTCGAACGGCTATACGAGATTGATCATCGTGACGTCACGCTACCACATGCCCCGTAGTCTCGCCGAGCTGGCGCTCGCCATGCCGGGCGTGACGCTGCTTCCCTATGCGGTAACGCCGCGGCGGTTCCCGGAAACCGCCTGGTGGCTGCATCCGACCACCACGCGCGTGCTCATTTCGGAATATTTGAAATTTCTCCCCGCCGTCGCCCGCCTTACGGCGCAGAGGATCATGAACTGGAGCGACGGGCGGTCTGTTGCGATTATGCCGGATAAGCGCGCCGATGGCTAA
- a CDS encoding cupin domain-containing protein — protein MNPDLSGDDVIALLELSPHPEGGHFRETFRDKAEPGKRAASTAIYFLLKAGERSHWHAVDAAEGWHFYAGAPLLLEISPTGGPIEKIHLGSNLADGERPQAIVPAGHWQQARSLGKWTLVGCTVAPAFTFEGFTLTAPDFSPVSRPSVD, from the coding sequence ATGAACCCCGACCTTTCCGGCGATGACGTCATTGCCCTGCTCGAGCTTTCTCCGCATCCCGAGGGCGGGCATTTCCGCGAAACCTTTCGCGACAAGGCCGAGCCGGGAAAGCGCGCGGCATCAACGGCGATCTACTTTCTACTCAAAGCCGGAGAACGTTCGCATTGGCATGCGGTGGACGCAGCCGAAGGCTGGCATTTCTATGCCGGTGCGCCATTGTTGCTCGAAATCTCGCCAACGGGCGGCCCGATCGAAAAGATCCATCTTGGCAGCAATCTCGCGGACGGCGAGCGGCCACAGGCGATTGTTCCCGCAGGGCATTGGCAGCAAGCGCGCAGCCTTGGAAAATGGACGCTCGTCGGCTGCACGGTCGCGCCCGCTTTCACGTTCGAGGGCTTCACGTTGACGGCTCCGGATTTCTCACCCGTGTCGCGTCCATCTGTCGATTAA
- a CDS encoding prephenate/arogenate dehydrogenase family protein produces the protein MASGDSETKPMFKRLALIGIGLIGSSISHAARRAGLVGEIVCSALTPEERERAEVLGLVTKAYADPVEAVRGADLVILCTPVGAFKTVAEAIGPHLEKGAIVSDVGSVKGAAMRDIAPSMPDGVHFIAGHPIAGTEQSGPDAGFAELFDGRWCILTPGPDADPAALAKLETFWRKLGSNVELMTPEHHDMVLAITSHVPHLIAYNIVNTAAHLERVTDSEVIKFSAAGFRDFTRIAASDPVMWRDVFLNNKEAVLEMLGRFSEDLVALQRAIRFGDGPTLEKTFANARAIRRGIIQAGQDTAQPDFGRNAARTGKGSA, from the coding sequence ATGGCCTCCGGAGACAGTGAGACAAAGCCGATGTTCAAGCGCCTGGCGCTCATCGGTATCGGGTTGATCGGCTCCTCCATCAGCCACGCTGCGCGCCGTGCCGGGCTCGTAGGAGAGATCGTCTGCAGCGCGCTAACGCCTGAAGAACGCGAGCGGGCAGAGGTGCTGGGCCTTGTTACGAAGGCTTACGCCGATCCCGTTGAGGCCGTCAGAGGTGCCGATCTCGTCATTCTGTGTACGCCGGTCGGCGCCTTCAAGACTGTCGCCGAGGCGATCGGTCCGCACCTGGAGAAGGGCGCGATCGTCTCAGACGTTGGCTCGGTCAAAGGCGCGGCTATGCGTGACATCGCGCCGAGCATGCCCGATGGCGTGCATTTCATCGCCGGCCATCCGATTGCAGGAACCGAGCAGTCGGGTCCAGACGCGGGCTTTGCCGAACTGTTCGACGGTCGCTGGTGTATCCTGACCCCCGGCCCGGATGCCGACCCGGCCGCGCTCGCAAAGCTTGAAACGTTCTGGCGCAAGCTTGGCTCTAATGTCGAGCTGATGACGCCCGAGCACCACGATATGGTGCTGGCGATCACCAGTCACGTGCCGCACCTCATCGCCTACAACATCGTCAATACGGCAGCACATCTGGAGCGCGTGACGGACAGCGAGGTCATCAAGTTCTCGGCGGCCGGTTTCCGTGACTTCACGCGCATTGCCGCATCGGATCCGGTGATGTGGCGCGACGTCTTTTTGAACAACAAAGAGGCTGTGCTCGAGATGCTCGGCCGCTTTTCGGAAGACCTCGTTGCGCTTCAGCGTGCAATCCGTTTCGGCGATGGGCCGACGCTGGAGAAGACATTCGCCAACGCCCGTGCCATTCGCCGCGGTATCATTCAGGCTGGCCAGGATACGGCGCAGCCCGATTTCGGTAGAAATGCAGCGCGCACCGGCAAGGGATCGGCTTGA
- a CDS encoding 1-acyl-sn-glycerol-3-phosphate acyltransferase yields the protein MANSVAAGPGALVIIRSLIYFVVFYIVTALYLVLGSWLLIGPRPWAMKGLEVHGRTCVWLLRLICGTKLEVRGHENLPKTGCLVISKHQSAWDTFGLISLFRDPAIVLKDELKWIPFYGWFCIKFEHILVKREKASAALKALIRDARQRISIGREVVIFPEGTRTIPGAAPDYKPGYVALYEALGVVTVPLALNSGLFWPRRSLWRYPGTIVVEFLPPLPPGLPRAEFRKKIETAIETASMRLIEEAARSPSPPPLAKTQNPAQAA from the coding sequence ATGGCTAATTCAGTAGCAGCCGGGCCTGGCGCTTTGGTTATCATCAGATCGCTGATCTATTTCGTCGTGTTCTACATCGTGACGGCGCTCTATCTCGTGCTTGGCTCGTGGCTGCTCATCGGGCCACGGCCATGGGCGATGAAAGGTCTCGAAGTTCACGGCCGCACCTGCGTCTGGCTGCTGCGCCTCATCTGCGGCACCAAACTCGAAGTTCGTGGACACGAAAATCTGCCGAAGACGGGCTGCCTCGTCATTTCAAAGCACCAATCGGCATGGGACACATTCGGGCTCATCTCGCTCTTTCGTGATCCGGCGATCGTGCTGAAAGACGAGTTGAAATGGATTCCATTCTACGGCTGGTTTTGCATCAAGTTCGAGCACATCCTGGTCAAGCGCGAGAAAGCCTCGGCGGCGCTCAAAGCCCTGATCCGGGACGCCCGGCAGAGGATCAGCATCGGCCGCGAGGTCGTGATTTTCCCGGAGGGGACGCGGACCATTCCGGGTGCGGCGCCCGACTATAAGCCCGGCTACGTAGCTCTTTATGAAGCGCTCGGCGTCGTCACCGTGCCCCTGGCGCTCAATTCCGGGCTGTTCTGGCCGCGCCGCAGTCTTTGGCGCTATCCGGGCACCATTGTCGTGGAATTCCTGCCGCCACTGCCGCCGGGATTACCACGCGCAGAGTTTCGCAAAAAGATCGAGACGGCCATCGAAACCGCGAGCATGCGACTTATTGAGGAAGCGGCACGCAGTCCCTCGCCGCCGCCCCTGGCGAAGACGCAGAATCCGGCTCAAGCCGCATAG